In Cheilinus undulatus linkage group 16, ASM1832078v1, whole genome shotgun sequence, one DNA window encodes the following:
- the LOC121523335 gene encoding sodium bicarbonate cotransporter 3-like isoform X2: protein MEEPREGEHVLTGLDEEALVDHGKTSFTTHTNYEKEDLESHRAVYVGVHVPLGRESKRRHRHRGHKHHRKKKEKDSEEGKDDGRESPSYDTPSQRVQFILGTEDDDLEHVPHDLFTELDELSFRDGSATEWKETARWLKFEEDVEDGGERWSKPYVATLSLHSLFELRSCILNGTVMLDMRANSIEEIADMVIDSMVATGQLKEELREKVREAMLKKHHHQNERKLSNRIPLVRSIADIGKKHSDPLLLEKNGEGLSSSRLSLHKPGAASSVSNLYQRQESKVSVLLNHLLPSSSSNTGPSPGPSTPTTPQNTPTPSRSHGAGPGPQGIPEVVVSPPEDDDLPNCAEEEAASPQLNRRTSSASQGLELLPLEGQMVSPNSVPNNLDGNKAVERRPSKAGVSRESSSVDFSKVDMNFMKKIPPGAEASNVLVGEVDFLEKPITAFVRLSPAVLITGLTEVPVPTRFLFLLLGPHGKGPQYHEIGRSMATLMTDEIFHDVAYKAKDRTDLLSGIDEFLDQVTVLPPGEWDPTIRIEPPKNVPSQLKRKRPSQPNGTASPAGELEKEEDHHAGPELQRTGRIFGGLILDIKRKVPFYWSDIRDSFSLQCLASILFLYCACMSPVITFGGLLGEATKSNISAIESLFGASLTGVAYSLFAGQPLTILGSTGPVLVFEKILFKFCNDYGLSYLSLRTSIGLWTAFLCLILVATDASSLVCYITRFTEEAFAALICIIFIYEALEKLFHLGEHFPVNMHNNLDNLTLYSCQCSPPANITEEHIQKWNRTGYTPDTIPWSSLNVSMCKMLKGEFVGDACGHHGPYIPDVLFWSIILFFTTFFLSSFLKQFKTERYFPTKVRSTISDFAVFITIMIMVVVDYLMGIPSPKLNVPDRFEPTSKNRGWLMDPLGINPWWTLLVAALPALLCTILIFMDQQITAVIINRKEHKLKKGCGYHLDLLIVAVMLGVCSVMGLPWFVAATVLSISHVNSLKVESGCSAPGEQPKFLGIREQRVTGFMIFILMGCSVFMTSVLKFIPMPVLYGVFLYMGVSSLKGIQFFDRIKLFGMPAKHQPDLIYLRYVPLWKVHIFTLVQLTCLVLLWVIKASAAAVVFPMMVLALVFIRKLLDFFFTKRELSWLDDLMPESKKKKEDDKKKKAREKLEQESRLQEEEMGLKVGYESSNRLNIPVKTLSGSSDSDPLVVNISDEMVKTAAWKAVNSSAESCAQPEKRSRSQEKVACVRVDVSPDTPGGGSTAEAFL from the exons GCCACAGAGCCGTGTATGTAGGTGTCCATGTTCCTCTTGGGAGGGAAAGCAAACGAAGGCATCGTCACAGAGGACACAAACACCAccgaaagaagaaagaaaaagacagcgAAGAAGGAAAAGACGATGGAAGAGAGTCCCCCTCTTATG ACACACCATCCCAGAGAGTCCAGTTTATCCTGGGCACAGAAGATGATGATCTGGAGCACGTCCCCCACGATCTTTTCACAGAGCTGGATGAGCTCTCCTTCAGAGATGGCAGTGCCACTGAATGGAAGGAGACTGCAAG ATGGttgaagtttgaagaagatGTAGAAGATGGTGGGGAGAGGTGGAGTAAACCTTACGTGGCTACATTGTCACTACACAGCTTATTTGAGCTGCGGAGCTGCATACTTAatggcacagtcatgctggataTGAGAGCCAATAGTATAGAGGAAATTGCAG ACATGGTGATAGACAGCATGGTTGCAACAGGCCAGCTGAAAGAGGAATTACGGGAGAAGGTGCGGGAAGCCATGCTGAAGAAACACCACCATCAGAACGAGAGAAAGCTCAGCAATCGCATCCCTCTGGTGCGCTCCATTGCTGACATAGGCAAGAAACATTCTGACCCACTCTTGCTTGAAAAAAACG GAGAGGGCCTGTCCTCTTCACGTCTCTCTCTCCACAAGCCGGGGGCAGCCTCCTCTGTCTCCAACCTCTACCAGAGACAAGAGTCCAAGGTCTCCGTCCTGCTCAACCATCTCctgccctcctcttcctccaacACTGGGCCCTCCCCAGGCCCGTCCACCCCCACCACCCCTCAAAACACCCCCACTCCCTCCCGTTCCCACGGTGCAGGCCCTGGCCCTCAAGGTATCCCTGAGGTGGTGGTATCTCCCCCCGAGGATGATGACCTTCCAAATTGTGCAGAGGAAGAGGCAGCGTCGCCACAGCTCAACCGGAGAACATCCTCGGCATCCCAGGGTCTCGAGCTGCTGCCCTTAGAAG GACAAATGGTGTCTCCCAACTCTGTCCCTAACAACCTGGATGGCAACAAGGCGGTGGAGAGGAGGCCGTCCAAAGCAGGGGTCAGTAGAGAAAGCAGCAGTGTCGACTTCAGCAAG GTGGACATGAATTTTATGAAAAAGATTCCTCCTGGTGCTGAAGCTTCCAATGTACTGGTGGGAGAGGTGGACTTCCTGGAGAAGCCCATAACTGCCTTTGTAAGGCTGTCCCCGGCAGTCCTTATCACAGGCCTCACAGAGGTGCCTGTGCCCACAAG ATTTCTGTTCCTGCTTTTGGGTCCTCATGGGAAAGGGCCTCAGTACCATGAGATCGGGAGATCCATGGCGACACTAATGACAGACGAG ATTTTCCACGACGTGGCATACAAGGCCAAAGACAGAACAGATCTCCTCTCGGGGATCGATGAGTTCCTTGATCAAGTGACTGTCCTGCCTCCTGGAGAATGGGACCCCACTATCCGGATTGAACCTCCAAAGAATGTCCCATCTCAG CTGAAGAGGAAAAGGCCGTCCCAACCCAACGGCACTGCATCTCCAGCAGGCGAGCTGGAAAAGGAGGAGGACCATCATGCAGGGCCTGAGCTGCAGAGGACGGGAAG GATATTTGGAGGTCTGATCCTGGACATCAAGCGAAAAGTACCGTTCTACTGGAGCGACATCAGGGACTCATTCAGTCTGCAGTGTCTAGCCTCCATCCTGTTCCTTTACTGCGCCTGTATGTCCCCTGTCATCACATTTGGAGGTCTGCTTGGGGAGGCCACAAAAAGCAACATA AGTGCCATAGAGTCTCTCTTTGGGGCTTCACTGACAGGAGTGGCATACTCCCTCTTCGCAGGCCAACCCCTCACTATTCTAGGCAGCACAGGCCCTGTTTTAGTGTTTGAGAAGATCCTTTTCAAGTTCTGCAA tgattATGGGCTGTCCTACCTGTCACTGCGGACTAGCATTGGTCTGTGGACAGCCTTCCTGTGTCTGATCCTGGTGGCCACAGATGCTAGCTCCCTGGTTTGCTATATTACCCGATTCACAGAGGAGGCCTTTGCTGCGCTCATTTGCATCATCTTCATCTACGAGGCTCTGGAGAAACTATTTCACCTGGGAGAGCACTTTCCTGTCAACATGCATAACAACCTAGACAACCTTACCCTGTACTC GTGTCAATGCTCTCCACCAGCCAACATCACAGAAGAGCACATTCAGAAGTGGAACCGGACAGGCTACACACCAGACACCATCCCATGGAGCAGCCTCAATGTTTCG ATGTGTAAGATGCTCAAAGGGGAGTTTGTGGGTGACGCCTGTGGCCATCATGGACCCTACATCCCAGATGTTCTCTTCTGGTCCATTATCCTCTTCTTCACCACCTTCTTCCTGTCCTCTTTCCTGAAGCAGTTCAAGACAGAGAGATATTTTCCCACCAAG GTGCGATCCACTATCAGTGACTTTGCTGTGTTTATAACCATCATGATTATGGTGGTTGTGGATTATTTGATGGGCATCCCGTCTCCTAAACTTAATGTCCCAGACCGCTTTGAG CCAACTTCAAAGAACCGGGGCTGGCTGATGGACCCACTAGGAATAAATCCCTGGTGGACGCTGCTGGTGGCAGCACTGCCTGCTCTACTCTGCACCATCCTCATCTTTATGGACCAGCAGATCACTGCAGTCATTATCAACCGCAAGGAGCACAAGCTCAAG AAAGGCTGTGGCTATCACCTGGATTTGCTGATCGTGGCTGTCATGTTGGGTGTATGCTCGGTCATGGGCCTGCCGTGGTTTGTGGCAGCGACCGTCCTCTCTATCTCCCACGTCAACAGCCTGAAAGTGGAGTCTGGCTGCTCTGCTCCAGGAGAACAGCCCAAGTTTTTGGGCATCCGAGAGCAGCGGGTGACTGGATTTATGATCTTCATCCTTATGggttgttctgtttttatgacCTCCGTGCTCAAG TTTATTCCTATGCCAGTCCTGTATGGAGTTTTCCTCTACATGGGTGTCTCTTCCCTCAAAGGCATTCAA TTCTTTGACAGGATCAAGCTGTTTGGCATGCCTGCCAAGCACCAGCCGGACCTGATCTACCTGCGCTATGTGCCCCTGTGGAAGGTCCACATCTTCACCCTGGTGCAGCTCACCTGTTTAGTGCTGCTCTGGGTTATTAAGgcgtctgctgctgctgttgtgtttcCTATGATG GTTCTGGCACTTGTCTTTATCCGAAAGCTTCTTGACTTCTTCTTTACAAAGAGAGAGCTGAGCTGGCTCGATGATTTAATGCCAGAgagcaagaagaagaaagaagacgacaagaaaaagaaagcacgagaaaaactg gaaCAGGAATCCAGATTGCAGGAGGAAGAGATGGGGCTGAAGGTTGGCTATGAAAGCTCCAACAGGCTCAACATCCCAGTAAAAACACTCTCAGGAAG TTCTGATTCTGACCCCTTGGTTGTAAATATCTCTGATGAAATGGTCAAAACCGCAGCGTGGAAAGCAGTGAACTCAAGTGCAGAGTCATGTGCCCAACCTGAGAAACGTAGCCGCAG CCAGGAGAAGGTGGCCTGCGTTAGAGTCGATGTTAGCCCAGACACACCAGGAGGAGGCTCCACTGCGGAGGCCTTCCTGTGA
- the LOC121523335 gene encoding sodium bicarbonate cotransporter 3-like isoform X9 — MRPVEVNMDEPSEQMRPLLRTGLDEEALVDHGKTSFTTHTNYEKEDLESHRAVYVGVHVPLGRESKRRHRHRGHKHHRKKKEKDSEEGKDDGRESPSYDTPSQRVQFILGTEDDDLEHVPHDLFTELDELSFRDGSATEWKETARWLKFEEDVEDGGERWSKPYVATLSLHSLFELRSCILNGTVMLDMRANSIEEIADMVIDSMVATGQLKEELREKVREAMLKKHHHQNERKLSNRIPLVRSIADIGKKHSDPLLLEKNGEGLSSSRLSLHKPGAASSVSNLYQRQESKVSVLLNHLLPSSSSNTGPSPGPSTPTTPQNTPTPSRSHGAGPGPQGIPEVVVSPPEDDDLPNCAEEEAASPQLNRRTSSASQGLELLPLEGQMVSPNSVPNNLDGNKAVERRPSKAGVDMNFMKKIPPGAEASNVLVGEVDFLEKPITAFVRLSPAVLITGLTEVPVPTRFLFLLLGPHGKGPQYHEIGRSMATLMTDEIFHDVAYKAKDRTDLLSGIDEFLDQVTVLPPGEWDPTIRIEPPKNVPSQLKRKRPSQPNGTASPAGELEKEEDHHAGPELQRTGRIFGGLILDIKRKVPFYWSDIRDSFSLQCLASILFLYCACMSPVITFGGLLGEATKSNISAIESLFGASLTGVAYSLFAGQPLTILGSTGPVLVFEKILFKFCNDYGLSYLSLRTSIGLWTAFLCLILVATDASSLVCYITRFTEEAFAALICIIFIYEALEKLFHLGEHFPVNMHNNLDNLTLYSCQCSPPANITEEHIQKWNRTGYTPDTIPWSSLNVSMCKMLKGEFVGDACGHHGPYIPDVLFWSIILFFTTFFLSSFLKQFKTERYFPTKVRSTISDFAVFITIMIMVVVDYLMGIPSPKLNVPDRFEPTSKNRGWLMDPLGINPWWTLLVAALPALLCTILIFMDQQITAVIINRKEHKLKKGCGYHLDLLIVAVMLGVCSVMGLPWFVAATVLSISHVNSLKVESGCSAPGEQPKFLGIREQRVTGFMIFILMGCSVFMTSVLKFIPMPVLYGVFLYMGVSSLKGIQFFDRIKLFGMPAKHQPDLIYLRYVPLWKVHIFTLVQLTCLVLLWVIKASAAAVVFPMMVLALVFIRKLLDFFFTKRELSWLDDLMPESKKKKEDDKKKKAREKLEQESRLQEEEMGLKVGYESSNRLNIPVKTLSGRSYRIGLVTHSLPMEDEPGEGGLR; from the exons GCCACAGAGCCGTGTATGTAGGTGTCCATGTTCCTCTTGGGAGGGAAAGCAAACGAAGGCATCGTCACAGAGGACACAAACACCAccgaaagaagaaagaaaaagacagcgAAGAAGGAAAAGACGATGGAAGAGAGTCCCCCTCTTATG ACACACCATCCCAGAGAGTCCAGTTTATCCTGGGCACAGAAGATGATGATCTGGAGCACGTCCCCCACGATCTTTTCACAGAGCTGGATGAGCTCTCCTTCAGAGATGGCAGTGCCACTGAATGGAAGGAGACTGCAAG ATGGttgaagtttgaagaagatGTAGAAGATGGTGGGGAGAGGTGGAGTAAACCTTACGTGGCTACATTGTCACTACACAGCTTATTTGAGCTGCGGAGCTGCATACTTAatggcacagtcatgctggataTGAGAGCCAATAGTATAGAGGAAATTGCAG ACATGGTGATAGACAGCATGGTTGCAACAGGCCAGCTGAAAGAGGAATTACGGGAGAAGGTGCGGGAAGCCATGCTGAAGAAACACCACCATCAGAACGAGAGAAAGCTCAGCAATCGCATCCCTCTGGTGCGCTCCATTGCTGACATAGGCAAGAAACATTCTGACCCACTCTTGCTTGAAAAAAACG GAGAGGGCCTGTCCTCTTCACGTCTCTCTCTCCACAAGCCGGGGGCAGCCTCCTCTGTCTCCAACCTCTACCAGAGACAAGAGTCCAAGGTCTCCGTCCTGCTCAACCATCTCctgccctcctcttcctccaacACTGGGCCCTCCCCAGGCCCGTCCACCCCCACCACCCCTCAAAACACCCCCACTCCCTCCCGTTCCCACGGTGCAGGCCCTGGCCCTCAAGGTATCCCTGAGGTGGTGGTATCTCCCCCCGAGGATGATGACCTTCCAAATTGTGCAGAGGAAGAGGCAGCGTCGCCACAGCTCAACCGGAGAACATCCTCGGCATCCCAGGGTCTCGAGCTGCTGCCCTTAGAAG GACAAATGGTGTCTCCCAACTCTGTCCCTAACAACCTGGATGGCAACAAGGCGGTGGAGAGGAGGCCGTCCAAAGCAGGG GTGGACATGAATTTTATGAAAAAGATTCCTCCTGGTGCTGAAGCTTCCAATGTACTGGTGGGAGAGGTGGACTTCCTGGAGAAGCCCATAACTGCCTTTGTAAGGCTGTCCCCGGCAGTCCTTATCACAGGCCTCACAGAGGTGCCTGTGCCCACAAG ATTTCTGTTCCTGCTTTTGGGTCCTCATGGGAAAGGGCCTCAGTACCATGAGATCGGGAGATCCATGGCGACACTAATGACAGACGAG ATTTTCCACGACGTGGCATACAAGGCCAAAGACAGAACAGATCTCCTCTCGGGGATCGATGAGTTCCTTGATCAAGTGACTGTCCTGCCTCCTGGAGAATGGGACCCCACTATCCGGATTGAACCTCCAAAGAATGTCCCATCTCAG CTGAAGAGGAAAAGGCCGTCCCAACCCAACGGCACTGCATCTCCAGCAGGCGAGCTGGAAAAGGAGGAGGACCATCATGCAGGGCCTGAGCTGCAGAGGACGGGAAG GATATTTGGAGGTCTGATCCTGGACATCAAGCGAAAAGTACCGTTCTACTGGAGCGACATCAGGGACTCATTCAGTCTGCAGTGTCTAGCCTCCATCCTGTTCCTTTACTGCGCCTGTATGTCCCCTGTCATCACATTTGGAGGTCTGCTTGGGGAGGCCACAAAAAGCAACATA AGTGCCATAGAGTCTCTCTTTGGGGCTTCACTGACAGGAGTGGCATACTCCCTCTTCGCAGGCCAACCCCTCACTATTCTAGGCAGCACAGGCCCTGTTTTAGTGTTTGAGAAGATCCTTTTCAAGTTCTGCAA tgattATGGGCTGTCCTACCTGTCACTGCGGACTAGCATTGGTCTGTGGACAGCCTTCCTGTGTCTGATCCTGGTGGCCACAGATGCTAGCTCCCTGGTTTGCTATATTACCCGATTCACAGAGGAGGCCTTTGCTGCGCTCATTTGCATCATCTTCATCTACGAGGCTCTGGAGAAACTATTTCACCTGGGAGAGCACTTTCCTGTCAACATGCATAACAACCTAGACAACCTTACCCTGTACTC GTGTCAATGCTCTCCACCAGCCAACATCACAGAAGAGCACATTCAGAAGTGGAACCGGACAGGCTACACACCAGACACCATCCCATGGAGCAGCCTCAATGTTTCG ATGTGTAAGATGCTCAAAGGGGAGTTTGTGGGTGACGCCTGTGGCCATCATGGACCCTACATCCCAGATGTTCTCTTCTGGTCCATTATCCTCTTCTTCACCACCTTCTTCCTGTCCTCTTTCCTGAAGCAGTTCAAGACAGAGAGATATTTTCCCACCAAG GTGCGATCCACTATCAGTGACTTTGCTGTGTTTATAACCATCATGATTATGGTGGTTGTGGATTATTTGATGGGCATCCCGTCTCCTAAACTTAATGTCCCAGACCGCTTTGAG CCAACTTCAAAGAACCGGGGCTGGCTGATGGACCCACTAGGAATAAATCCCTGGTGGACGCTGCTGGTGGCAGCACTGCCTGCTCTACTCTGCACCATCCTCATCTTTATGGACCAGCAGATCACTGCAGTCATTATCAACCGCAAGGAGCACAAGCTCAAG AAAGGCTGTGGCTATCACCTGGATTTGCTGATCGTGGCTGTCATGTTGGGTGTATGCTCGGTCATGGGCCTGCCGTGGTTTGTGGCAGCGACCGTCCTCTCTATCTCCCACGTCAACAGCCTGAAAGTGGAGTCTGGCTGCTCTGCTCCAGGAGAACAGCCCAAGTTTTTGGGCATCCGAGAGCAGCGGGTGACTGGATTTATGATCTTCATCCTTATGggttgttctgtttttatgacCTCCGTGCTCAAG TTTATTCCTATGCCAGTCCTGTATGGAGTTTTCCTCTACATGGGTGTCTCTTCCCTCAAAGGCATTCAA TTCTTTGACAGGATCAAGCTGTTTGGCATGCCTGCCAAGCACCAGCCGGACCTGATCTACCTGCGCTATGTGCCCCTGTGGAAGGTCCACATCTTCACCCTGGTGCAGCTCACCTGTTTAGTGCTGCTCTGGGTTATTAAGgcgtctgctgctgctgttgtgtttcCTATGATG GTTCTGGCACTTGTCTTTATCCGAAAGCTTCTTGACTTCTTCTTTACAAAGAGAGAGCTGAGCTGGCTCGATGATTTAATGCCAGAgagcaagaagaagaaagaagacgacaagaaaaagaaagcacgagaaaaactg gaaCAGGAATCCAGATTGCAGGAGGAAGAGATGGGGCTGAAGGTTGGCTATGAAAGCTCCAACAGGCTCAACATCCCAGTAAAAACACTCTCAGGAAG ATCATACAGAATAGGACTAGTGACCCACAGCCTCCCAATGGAAGACGAG CCAGGAGAAGGTGGCCTGCGTTAG
- the LOC121523335 gene encoding sodium bicarbonate cotransporter 3-like isoform X3: protein MRPVEVNMDEPSEQMRPLLRTGLDEEALVDHGKTSFTTHTNYEKEDLESHRAVYVGVHVPLGRESKRRHRHRGHKHHRKKKEKDSEEGKDDGRESPSYDTPSQRVQFILGTEDDDLEHVPHDLFTELDELSFRDGSATEWKETARWLKFEEDVEDGGERWSKPYVATLSLHSLFELRSCILNGTVMLDMRANSIEEIADMVIDSMVATGQLKEELREKVREAMLKKHHHQNERKLSNRIPLVRSIADIGKKHSDPLLLEKNGEGLSSSRLSLHKPGAASSVSNLYQRQESKVSVLLNHLLPSSSSNTGPSPGPSTPTTPQNTPTPSRSHGAGPGPQGIPEVVVSPPEDDDLPNCAEEEAASPQLNRRTSSASQGLELLPLEGQMVSPNSVPNNLDGNKAVERRPSKAGVDMNFMKKIPPGAEASNVLVGEVDFLEKPITAFVRLSPAVLITGLTEVPVPTRFLFLLLGPHGKGPQYHEIGRSMATLMTDEIFHDVAYKAKDRTDLLSGIDEFLDQVTVLPPGEWDPTIRIEPPKNVPSQLKRKRPSQPNGTASPAGELEKEEDHHAGPELQRTGRIFGGLILDIKRKVPFYWSDIRDSFSLQCLASILFLYCACMSPVITFGGLLGEATKSNISAIESLFGASLTGVAYSLFAGQPLTILGSTGPVLVFEKILFKFCNDYGLSYLSLRTSIGLWTAFLCLILVATDASSLVCYITRFTEEAFAALICIIFIYEALEKLFHLGEHFPVNMHNNLDNLTLYSCQCSPPANITEEHIQKWNRTGYTPDTIPWSSLNVSMCKMLKGEFVGDACGHHGPYIPDVLFWSIILFFTTFFLSSFLKQFKTERYFPTKVRSTISDFAVFITIMIMVVVDYLMGIPSPKLNVPDRFEPTSKNRGWLMDPLGINPWWTLLVAALPALLCTILIFMDQQITAVIINRKEHKLKKGCGYHLDLLIVAVMLGVCSVMGLPWFVAATVLSISHVNSLKVESGCSAPGEQPKFLGIREQRVTGFMIFILMGCSVFMTSVLKFIPMPVLYGVFLYMGVSSLKGIQFFDRIKLFGMPAKHQPDLIYLRYVPLWKVHIFTLVQLTCLVLLWVIKASAAAVVFPMMVLALVFIRKLLDFFFTKRELSWLDDLMPESKKKKEDDKKKKAREKLEQESRLQEEEMGLKVGYESSNRLNIPVKTLSGSSDSDPLVVNISDEMVKTAAWKAVNSSAESCAQPEKRSRSQEKVACVRVDVSPDTPGGGSTAEAFL from the exons GCCACAGAGCCGTGTATGTAGGTGTCCATGTTCCTCTTGGGAGGGAAAGCAAACGAAGGCATCGTCACAGAGGACACAAACACCAccgaaagaagaaagaaaaagacagcgAAGAAGGAAAAGACGATGGAAGAGAGTCCCCCTCTTATG ACACACCATCCCAGAGAGTCCAGTTTATCCTGGGCACAGAAGATGATGATCTGGAGCACGTCCCCCACGATCTTTTCACAGAGCTGGATGAGCTCTCCTTCAGAGATGGCAGTGCCACTGAATGGAAGGAGACTGCAAG ATGGttgaagtttgaagaagatGTAGAAGATGGTGGGGAGAGGTGGAGTAAACCTTACGTGGCTACATTGTCACTACACAGCTTATTTGAGCTGCGGAGCTGCATACTTAatggcacagtcatgctggataTGAGAGCCAATAGTATAGAGGAAATTGCAG ACATGGTGATAGACAGCATGGTTGCAACAGGCCAGCTGAAAGAGGAATTACGGGAGAAGGTGCGGGAAGCCATGCTGAAGAAACACCACCATCAGAACGAGAGAAAGCTCAGCAATCGCATCCCTCTGGTGCGCTCCATTGCTGACATAGGCAAGAAACATTCTGACCCACTCTTGCTTGAAAAAAACG GAGAGGGCCTGTCCTCTTCACGTCTCTCTCTCCACAAGCCGGGGGCAGCCTCCTCTGTCTCCAACCTCTACCAGAGACAAGAGTCCAAGGTCTCCGTCCTGCTCAACCATCTCctgccctcctcttcctccaacACTGGGCCCTCCCCAGGCCCGTCCACCCCCACCACCCCTCAAAACACCCCCACTCCCTCCCGTTCCCACGGTGCAGGCCCTGGCCCTCAAGGTATCCCTGAGGTGGTGGTATCTCCCCCCGAGGATGATGACCTTCCAAATTGTGCAGAGGAAGAGGCAGCGTCGCCACAGCTCAACCGGAGAACATCCTCGGCATCCCAGGGTCTCGAGCTGCTGCCCTTAGAAG GACAAATGGTGTCTCCCAACTCTGTCCCTAACAACCTGGATGGCAACAAGGCGGTGGAGAGGAGGCCGTCCAAAGCAGGG GTGGACATGAATTTTATGAAAAAGATTCCTCCTGGTGCTGAAGCTTCCAATGTACTGGTGGGAGAGGTGGACTTCCTGGAGAAGCCCATAACTGCCTTTGTAAGGCTGTCCCCGGCAGTCCTTATCACAGGCCTCACAGAGGTGCCTGTGCCCACAAG ATTTCTGTTCCTGCTTTTGGGTCCTCATGGGAAAGGGCCTCAGTACCATGAGATCGGGAGATCCATGGCGACACTAATGACAGACGAG ATTTTCCACGACGTGGCATACAAGGCCAAAGACAGAACAGATCTCCTCTCGGGGATCGATGAGTTCCTTGATCAAGTGACTGTCCTGCCTCCTGGAGAATGGGACCCCACTATCCGGATTGAACCTCCAAAGAATGTCCCATCTCAG CTGAAGAGGAAAAGGCCGTCCCAACCCAACGGCACTGCATCTCCAGCAGGCGAGCTGGAAAAGGAGGAGGACCATCATGCAGGGCCTGAGCTGCAGAGGACGGGAAG GATATTTGGAGGTCTGATCCTGGACATCAAGCGAAAAGTACCGTTCTACTGGAGCGACATCAGGGACTCATTCAGTCTGCAGTGTCTAGCCTCCATCCTGTTCCTTTACTGCGCCTGTATGTCCCCTGTCATCACATTTGGAGGTCTGCTTGGGGAGGCCACAAAAAGCAACATA AGTGCCATAGAGTCTCTCTTTGGGGCTTCACTGACAGGAGTGGCATACTCCCTCTTCGCAGGCCAACCCCTCACTATTCTAGGCAGCACAGGCCCTGTTTTAGTGTTTGAGAAGATCCTTTTCAAGTTCTGCAA tgattATGGGCTGTCCTACCTGTCACTGCGGACTAGCATTGGTCTGTGGACAGCCTTCCTGTGTCTGATCCTGGTGGCCACAGATGCTAGCTCCCTGGTTTGCTATATTACCCGATTCACAGAGGAGGCCTTTGCTGCGCTCATTTGCATCATCTTCATCTACGAGGCTCTGGAGAAACTATTTCACCTGGGAGAGCACTTTCCTGTCAACATGCATAACAACCTAGACAACCTTACCCTGTACTC GTGTCAATGCTCTCCACCAGCCAACATCACAGAAGAGCACATTCAGAAGTGGAACCGGACAGGCTACACACCAGACACCATCCCATGGAGCAGCCTCAATGTTTCG ATGTGTAAGATGCTCAAAGGGGAGTTTGTGGGTGACGCCTGTGGCCATCATGGACCCTACATCCCAGATGTTCTCTTCTGGTCCATTATCCTCTTCTTCACCACCTTCTTCCTGTCCTCTTTCCTGAAGCAGTTCAAGACAGAGAGATATTTTCCCACCAAG GTGCGATCCACTATCAGTGACTTTGCTGTGTTTATAACCATCATGATTATGGTGGTTGTGGATTATTTGATGGGCATCCCGTCTCCTAAACTTAATGTCCCAGACCGCTTTGAG CCAACTTCAAAGAACCGGGGCTGGCTGATGGACCCACTAGGAATAAATCCCTGGTGGACGCTGCTGGTGGCAGCACTGCCTGCTCTACTCTGCACCATCCTCATCTTTATGGACCAGCAGATCACTGCAGTCATTATCAACCGCAAGGAGCACAAGCTCAAG AAAGGCTGTGGCTATCACCTGGATTTGCTGATCGTGGCTGTCATGTTGGGTGTATGCTCGGTCATGGGCCTGCCGTGGTTTGTGGCAGCGACCGTCCTCTCTATCTCCCACGTCAACAGCCTGAAAGTGGAGTCTGGCTGCTCTGCTCCAGGAGAACAGCCCAAGTTTTTGGGCATCCGAGAGCAGCGGGTGACTGGATTTATGATCTTCATCCTTATGggttgttctgtttttatgacCTCCGTGCTCAAG TTTATTCCTATGCCAGTCCTGTATGGAGTTTTCCTCTACATGGGTGTCTCTTCCCTCAAAGGCATTCAA TTCTTTGACAGGATCAAGCTGTTTGGCATGCCTGCCAAGCACCAGCCGGACCTGATCTACCTGCGCTATGTGCCCCTGTGGAAGGTCCACATCTTCACCCTGGTGCAGCTCACCTGTTTAGTGCTGCTCTGGGTTATTAAGgcgtctgctgctgctgttgtgtttcCTATGATG GTTCTGGCACTTGTCTTTATCCGAAAGCTTCTTGACTTCTTCTTTACAAAGAGAGAGCTGAGCTGGCTCGATGATTTAATGCCAGAgagcaagaagaagaaagaagacgacaagaaaaagaaagcacgagaaaaactg gaaCAGGAATCCAGATTGCAGGAGGAAGAGATGGGGCTGAAGGTTGGCTATGAAAGCTCCAACAGGCTCAACATCCCAGTAAAAACACTCTCAGGAAG TTCTGATTCTGACCCCTTGGTTGTAAATATCTCTGATGAAATGGTCAAAACCGCAGCGTGGAAAGCAGTGAACTCAAGTGCAGAGTCATGTGCCCAACCTGAGAAACGTAGCCGCAG CCAGGAGAAGGTGGCCTGCGTTAGAGTCGATGTTAGCCCAGACACACCAGGAGGAGGCTCCACTGCGGAGGCCTTCCTGTGA